A single region of the Corallococcus caeni genome encodes:
- a CDS encoding lipase maturation factor family protein, with amino-acid sequence MGATTRELRPLVLFDGDCGFCKRWVARWRQDTGGRVRFAAGTGWLRALLGIPKEDMRRAMQLVEPSGRRSSGAEAVFRMLAWSPRLSTRVAARLGLLPGVRQVAGAVYSVIAHHRRRASRWDTWLFSRVTEPAEHRWVRWAFMRLLGGTFLIAFTSLGKQVLGLYGEKGIRPIRDLAQSERWAAQGRWRRPSVFWKDASDAALVRGCRVGQGLSLALLLNVAPRLSTGALWGLYLSYVSLGREFLSFQWDVLLLEMGLLGTLTAPGGVRPGLGKRDVSALEVFLFRMLVFRLYFGSGVSKFHSGDRTWRELSACDVYFETAPLPTRGGWAAHQLPRRVRHAGTAAVLAAETAVPFLAFGPRRVRQAAFGVFCALQAAIMATGNYGFFNVQSLALELWLLDDAALRRVLPERLGRDAEPARRPSVLTTALSVVTAVPVLTLGTVELLRRMGWWPRGPERLVRAVDWLEDRMLPLHSVNSYGLFAVMTVDRPEITVEGSDDGVHWVEYPFRYKTSAVDRPPRQVAPHQPRLDWQMWFAALGSPSSWFLALLERLLEGSPEVLGLFASNPFPDRPPRMVRAVLHDYRMTSLEERQRTGAWWKRERRGLYVSPLTLAPGSSEQAGRLTWYV; translated from the coding sequence ATGGGCGCGACGACCCGCGAGCTGCGACCGCTCGTGCTGTTCGATGGGGACTGCGGCTTCTGCAAGCGCTGGGTGGCGCGCTGGCGTCAGGACACCGGAGGCCGCGTGCGCTTCGCCGCGGGGACCGGCTGGCTGCGCGCGCTCCTGGGCATTCCGAAGGAGGACATGCGCCGGGCGATGCAGCTGGTGGAGCCGTCGGGGCGCCGCTCGTCCGGCGCGGAGGCCGTCTTCCGCATGCTCGCCTGGTCCCCCCGCTTGAGCACGCGCGTCGCCGCGCGGCTGGGCCTGCTGCCCGGCGTGCGGCAGGTGGCGGGCGCGGTGTACTCGGTCATCGCGCACCACAGACGGCGCGCGTCGCGCTGGGACACCTGGCTGTTCAGCCGCGTGACGGAGCCCGCGGAGCACCGGTGGGTGCGCTGGGCCTTCATGCGGCTGTTGGGCGGCACGTTCCTCATCGCGTTCACGTCGCTGGGGAAGCAGGTGCTGGGGCTCTACGGAGAGAAGGGCATCCGTCCCATCCGCGACCTGGCGCAGTCCGAGCGCTGGGCCGCGCAGGGCCGGTGGCGCCGGCCCTCCGTGTTCTGGAAGGACGCGTCGGACGCGGCGCTGGTGCGCGGCTGCCGCGTGGGGCAGGGCCTGTCGCTGGCGCTGCTCCTCAACGTGGCCCCGCGCCTGAGCACGGGCGCGCTGTGGGGCCTGTACCTGTCCTACGTGTCGCTGGGGCGCGAGTTCCTGTCGTTCCAGTGGGACGTGCTGCTGCTGGAGATGGGGCTGCTGGGCACGCTCACCGCGCCGGGCGGCGTGCGGCCCGGGCTGGGGAAGCGGGACGTGTCCGCGCTGGAGGTGTTCCTCTTCCGGATGCTCGTGTTCCGCCTCTACTTCGGGTCGGGCGTGAGCAAGTTCCACTCGGGCGACCGGACGTGGCGCGAGCTGAGCGCGTGCGACGTGTACTTCGAGACCGCGCCCCTGCCCACGCGCGGGGGCTGGGCCGCGCACCAGCTGCCGCGCCGGGTGCGCCACGCGGGCACGGCGGCGGTGCTGGCGGCGGAGACGGCGGTGCCCTTCCTCGCGTTCGGTCCCCGTCGCGTGCGGCAGGCCGCCTTCGGCGTCTTCTGCGCGTTGCAGGCGGCCATCATGGCCACGGGCAACTACGGCTTCTTCAACGTCCAGTCGCTGGCCCTGGAGCTGTGGCTGCTGGACGACGCGGCCCTGCGGCGCGTGCTGCCGGAGCGCCTGGGGCGCGACGCGGAGCCCGCGCGGCGGCCGTCGGTGCTGACCACGGCGCTGTCGGTGGTCACGGCGGTGCCGGTGCTCACGCTGGGCACGGTGGAGCTGCTGCGCCGGATGGGGTGGTGGCCGCGCGGCCCGGAGCGCCTGGTGCGCGCGGTGGACTGGCTGGAGGACCGGATGCTGCCGCTGCACTCGGTGAACTCCTACGGCCTGTTCGCGGTGATGACGGTGGACCGGCCGGAGATCACCGTGGAGGGCTCGGACGACGGCGTGCACTGGGTGGAGTACCCGTTCCGCTACAAGACCTCCGCGGTGGACCGGCCGCCGCGCCAGGTGGCCCCGCACCAGCCCCGGCTGGACTGGCAGATGTGGTTCGCCGCGCTGGGGTCGCCGTCCTCGTGGTTCCTGGCCCTGCTGGAGCGGCTGCTGGAGGGCTCGCCGGAGGTGCTGGGGCTGTTCGCGTCCAACCCCTTCCCGGACCGCCCGCCCCGGATGGTGCGCGCGGTGCTCCACGACTACCGGATGACGTCCCTGGAGGAGCGCCAGCGCACCGGGGCCTGGTGGAAGCGGGAGCGGCGCGGGCTGTATGTGTCGCCGCTGACCCTCGCGCCGGGGTCATCCGAGCAGGCGGGGCGGCTGACCTGGTACGTCTGA
- a CDS encoding protein kinase domain-containing protein, giving the protein MVSGASPSSLIFGRYAVLRRVAVGGMGEIFLARQVGVSGFERPVILKSLLPDLLEHEGSVEMFLDEARVAAHLNHPNVVSLYEVGAWQGTFYIAMEYIEGENLGRLAKAAQRAGTPLPHRVCAQMIRDAALGLDHAHHARDSQGAPLELVHRDISPQNIMVRLDGLTKVVDFGVAKATIRASRTRTGVLKGKLRYMSPEQVRNEPVSGTSDQFALGVVLWELCTRRPFIDTDNPAEAMRRIALAAVPRPSQFVEGLSPLLEQIILRMLHRAPAQRFARCSEVARALQSYLDEVPEVPGEGVSAVVTRLVGDTVLARLRDAGSGEPGLPQVREPSSVSCPRCGQSTSATNRFCPACGNSLTPASGGPAPKLAMMPVLREPPVHLGDEDIPDAPTAKAPAARGDDGAVHEPPTDPTMEVPAPLASVLAEAPPTSEEDDGPPALGDEAPGPTVKIRAMDAQAQMRRLTLLVVVGEPAHEARLREAVSQAAARHHVEAVALSEARWCLPFGLPQARPDDATRALKCAEDLGSAGPGVRRGLESGVVRVSVEAGAPRPSGLESSGLRAGAEGGASRLSGLDSGVRAGAEGGATHLSGLGLERTQALADAAAPGELLVGASVKALLVEAGGVRIGVARELPGGTAWRVESGVPAARVDTLVGRDEALAQARAVVDSARKGEGGARLFVGPTGVGRSRFLEAVAELASGTSPRVVYAWGGDPRSAGALGLWRTVFTALSRAATGGEATQPPLTGLGFSEPEAAALWRRLARGAPVGGHLPAGDVALVDALQRVAKPSGLLLLVDDVHRVDGPSLELLAGVLAAKDTGVALVATGDVDAVPTALASLPVTVLEGLSPSELNALLTASLGMALSPSLERAVADRVRGNPAHALALVRLLVAVGVLQRTEGGFQANGPLTAALLPQGLGQALGARLELLPAASLRFLQRAAVEGSLFCAELVRASLTAPDGAEVLDDAEWVVPVPNQPGVFRFTREEARQVLRERLSPSQLRSAHQALAETLELEAFMQEPAREVRVADHLLGAEASGAPAACERAGDWFAARGEWRAAVDFYRWALGRAPGATATVVRWQLDVLARAAGCLTQTDPAAVDGLVTPWLDRVPVMQTPGRWAEAARRVAVAELKLGRVDDAEVRLGMAQGPAGSEPEVEALVLGELARVREAKGETTAAVELLARAFQRMGNRTPQSADFFWEHYLLLGRLQQRLGQLDRARVAFTRAAEQARSVGSAVGQARALSQLAGLRVLAGEPAQALSDLERALTLAEQGGDAQEVARIHFNAGRLLVAGGRGADARERLEQARERARVAGWREGEALAAQVLGAMEARTPRR; this is encoded by the coding sequence ATGGTGTCCGGTGCTTCCCCGTCTTCACTCATCTTCGGCAGGTACGCGGTGCTGCGCCGCGTGGCCGTGGGGGGCATGGGGGAGATCTTCCTGGCGCGTCAGGTGGGCGTGAGCGGCTTCGAGCGCCCCGTCATCCTCAAGAGCCTGCTGCCGGACCTGCTGGAGCACGAGGGCTCGGTGGAGATGTTCCTCGACGAGGCCCGCGTCGCGGCGCACCTGAACCACCCGAACGTCGTCTCGCTGTACGAGGTCGGCGCGTGGCAGGGCACGTTCTATATCGCCATGGAGTACATCGAGGGCGAGAACCTGGGCCGCCTGGCGAAGGCGGCGCAGCGGGCCGGCACGCCGCTGCCCCACCGCGTCTGCGCGCAGATGATCCGCGACGCGGCGCTGGGGTTGGACCATGCGCACCACGCGCGTGACAGCCAGGGCGCGCCGCTGGAGCTGGTGCACCGGGACATCAGCCCGCAGAACATCATGGTGCGCCTGGACGGCCTGACGAAGGTGGTGGACTTCGGCGTGGCCAAGGCGACCATCCGCGCCAGCCGCACGCGCACGGGCGTGCTCAAGGGCAAGCTGCGCTACATGTCGCCGGAGCAGGTGCGCAACGAGCCCGTCTCCGGCACCAGCGACCAGTTCGCGCTCGGTGTCGTGCTGTGGGAGCTGTGCACGCGCCGGCCGTTCATCGACACGGACAACCCCGCGGAGGCCATGCGGCGCATCGCGCTGGCGGCGGTGCCCCGGCCCTCGCAGTTCGTGGAGGGGCTGTCGCCGCTCCTGGAGCAGATCATCCTGCGCATGCTCCACCGCGCGCCCGCGCAGCGCTTCGCCCGGTGCTCCGAGGTGGCGCGCGCGCTCCAGTCCTATCTGGATGAAGTGCCGGAGGTGCCGGGGGAGGGCGTCTCCGCGGTGGTGACGCGGCTGGTGGGCGACACGGTGCTCGCGAGGCTGCGCGACGCGGGCAGCGGCGAGCCCGGGCTGCCGCAGGTCCGCGAGCCCTCGAGCGTGTCGTGCCCGCGCTGTGGCCAGTCCACCAGCGCGACCAACCGCTTCTGCCCCGCGTGCGGCAACTCGCTCACGCCCGCGTCCGGGGGCCCCGCGCCGAAGCTGGCGATGATGCCCGTGCTGCGCGAGCCGCCCGTGCACCTGGGCGACGAGGACATCCCCGACGCGCCGACGGCCAAGGCGCCCGCCGCCCGCGGCGACGACGGCGCCGTGCACGAGCCGCCCACGGATCCGACGATGGAGGTGCCCGCGCCGCTGGCCTCCGTCCTGGCCGAGGCGCCACCGACGTCCGAGGAGGACGACGGGCCCCCGGCCCTGGGAGACGAGGCCCCGGGCCCCACGGTGAAGATCCGCGCGATGGACGCGCAGGCGCAGATGCGCCGGCTCACGCTGCTGGTGGTCGTGGGCGAACCGGCCCACGAGGCCCGGCTGCGCGAGGCGGTGTCGCAGGCCGCGGCGCGCCACCACGTGGAGGCCGTGGCGCTGTCGGAAGCGCGCTGGTGTCTGCCTTTCGGCCTGCCGCAGGCGCGTCCCGACGACGCGACGCGGGCGTTGAAGTGCGCGGAGGATCTGGGGAGCGCAGGGCCCGGCGTGCGGCGGGGCCTGGAGTCCGGCGTGGTGCGCGTGAGCGTGGAGGCGGGAGCGCCCCGGCCGTCCGGCCTGGAGTCCAGCGGGCTGCGCGCGGGTGCGGAGGGCGGGGCGTCCCGGCTGTCGGGCCTGGACAGCGGTGTGCGCGCGGGCGCGGAGGGCGGGGCCACGCACCTGTCCGGCCTGGGACTGGAGCGGACGCAGGCGCTGGCGGACGCGGCGGCGCCCGGTGAGTTGCTCGTGGGCGCCTCGGTGAAGGCGCTGCTGGTGGAGGCGGGCGGGGTGCGCATCGGCGTGGCGCGCGAGCTGCCCGGCGGCACCGCGTGGCGGGTGGAGTCCGGCGTGCCCGCGGCCCGCGTGGATACCCTCGTGGGGCGCGACGAGGCGCTGGCCCAGGCGCGGGCGGTGGTGGACTCGGCGCGCAAGGGCGAGGGCGGCGCGCGGCTCTTCGTGGGGCCCACGGGCGTGGGACGCAGCCGCTTCCTGGAGGCGGTGGCGGAGCTGGCCTCGGGCACATCGCCGCGCGTGGTGTACGCGTGGGGCGGAGACCCCCGCTCCGCCGGAGCGCTGGGGCTGTGGCGCACGGTGTTCACCGCGCTGTCGCGGGCCGCCACGGGCGGAGAGGCGACGCAGCCGCCGCTGACGGGCCTGGGCTTCTCCGAACCGGAGGCCGCGGCGCTCTGGCGGAGGCTCGCGCGCGGCGCGCCGGTGGGCGGACACCTGCCCGCGGGAGACGTGGCGCTGGTGGACGCGCTCCAGCGCGTGGCGAAGCCGTCCGGCCTGCTGCTGCTGGTGGACGACGTGCACCGCGTGGACGGCCCGTCGCTGGAGTTGCTCGCGGGTGTGCTCGCGGCGAAGGACACGGGCGTGGCGCTGGTGGCCACGGGCGACGTGGACGCGGTGCCCACGGCCCTGGCGTCCCTGCCGGTGACGGTGCTGGAGGGGCTGTCGCCGTCGGAGCTGAACGCCCTGCTCACCGCGAGCCTGGGCATGGCCCTGTCGCCGTCGCTGGAGCGGGCGGTGGCGGACCGGGTGCGCGGCAATCCCGCGCACGCGCTGGCGCTGGTGCGGCTGCTGGTGGCGGTGGGCGTATTGCAGCGCACGGAGGGCGGCTTCCAGGCCAATGGTCCGCTCACGGCCGCGCTGCTGCCCCAGGGGCTGGGACAGGCGCTGGGCGCGCGGCTGGAGCTGCTGCCCGCCGCGTCGCTGCGCTTCCTCCAGCGGGCCGCGGTGGAGGGCTCGCTCTTCTGCGCGGAGCTGGTGCGCGCGTCGCTGACGGCCCCGGACGGCGCGGAGGTGCTGGACGACGCGGAGTGGGTGGTGCCCGTGCCCAACCAGCCCGGCGTCTTCCGCTTCACGCGCGAGGAGGCGCGGCAGGTGCTGCGCGAGCGCCTGTCGCCCTCGCAACTGCGGAGCGCGCACCAGGCGCTGGCGGAGACGCTGGAGCTGGAGGCGTTCATGCAGGAGCCGGCCCGCGAGGTGCGGGTGGCGGATCACCTTCTGGGCGCGGAGGCCTCCGGCGCGCCGGCCGCGTGCGAGCGGGCGGGAGACTGGTTCGCGGCGCGCGGCGAGTGGCGCGCGGCGGTGGACTTCTACCGCTGGGCCCTGGGCCGCGCGCCCGGCGCGACGGCGACGGTGGTGCGCTGGCAGCTGGACGTGCTCGCGCGCGCGGCGGGGTGCCTCACGCAGACGGACCCCGCGGCCGTGGACGGGCTGGTGACGCCGTGGCTGGACCGCGTGCCGGTGATGCAGACGCCCGGGAGGTGGGCGGAGGCCGCGCGGCGCGTGGCCGTCGCGGAGCTGAAGCTGGGGCGCGTGGACGACGCGGAGGTGCGCCTCGGCATGGCGCAGGGGCCGGCGGGCTCGGAGCCGGAGGTCGAGGCCCTGGTGCTGGGCGAGCTCGCGCGGGTGCGCGAGGCCAAGGGCGAGACGACGGCGGCGGTGGAGCTGCTGGCGCGGGCCTTCCAGCGCATGGGGAACCGGACGCCCCAGTCGGCGGACTTCTTCTGGGAGCACTACCTGCTGCTGGGGCGGCTGCAGCAGCGGCTGGGGCAGCTGGACCGGGCGCGGGTGGCCTTCACGCGCGCGGCGGAGCAGGCGCGGTCGGTGGGCAGCGCGGTGGGGCAGGCGCGGGCGCTGTCGCAGCTCGCGGGCCTGCGGGTCCTCGCGGGCGAGCCGGCCCAGGCGCTGTCGGACCTGGAGCGCGCGCTCACCCTGGCCGAGCAGGGGGGTGACGCCCAGGAGGTGGCGCGCATCCACTTCAACGCCGGGCGCCTGCTGGTGGCGGGCGGGCGTGGGGCGGACGCGCGCGAGCGGCTGGAGCAGGCGAGGGAGCGTGCCCGGGTGGCGGGCTGGCGGGAGGGGGAGGCCCTGGCCGCGCAGGTGCTGGGGGCGATGGAGGCCCGGACCCCGCGCCGCTGA
- a CDS encoding Ig-like domain-containing protein, with protein sequence MLGACGPSPTTITLEQPEQRYLRTQGQNLPLNYTVLDADGRKMMDTRLRWTSSAPEVASVLEDGTVVARKSGKTIIGVQGGRAKAALPLDLTILASLDVRAPGADFVEVGRTIKLRVVARNEAGHVIPDAAPAFRSSNEEVARVENGELIAASAGVATVTATLGHLNRAIAVQVVPPDFVRLGLNLTSYTFKKKGQSVMVQARAYNRNGVALEKVPLEWFSSNSAVVTVSPEGRVTAVGQGRAVVSVVAGRRRTAADFIVE encoded by the coding sequence GTGCTCGGTGCGTGTGGACCGTCGCCCACGACCATCACCCTGGAACAGCCCGAGCAGCGCTACCTGCGCACGCAGGGGCAGAACCTGCCGCTCAACTACACCGTGCTGGACGCGGACGGGCGCAAGATGATGGACACGCGCCTGCGCTGGACCAGCTCCGCGCCGGAGGTGGCCTCCGTGCTGGAGGACGGCACGGTGGTGGCGCGCAAGTCCGGAAAGACAATCATCGGCGTGCAGGGCGGCCGCGCGAAGGCGGCGCTGCCGCTGGACCTCACCATCCTCGCGTCGCTGGACGTGCGCGCGCCGGGCGCGGACTTCGTGGAGGTGGGGCGCACCATCAAGCTGCGCGTGGTGGCGCGCAATGAAGCGGGCCACGTCATCCCGGACGCGGCGCCCGCCTTCCGCTCCAGCAACGAGGAGGTGGCGCGCGTGGAGAACGGCGAGCTCATCGCCGCGTCCGCCGGCGTGGCCACCGTCACCGCGACGCTGGGGCACCTGAACCGCGCCATCGCCGTGCAGGTGGTGCCGCCGGACTTCGTGCGCCTGGGGCTGAACCTCACCTCGTACACGTTCAAGAAGAAGGGCCAGTCGGTGATGGTCCAGGCGCGCGCGTACAACCGCAATGGCGTGGCGCTGGAGAAGGTGCCGCTGGAGTGGTTCAGCTCGAACTCCGCCGTGGTGACGGTGTCGCCCGAGGGCCGCGTGACGGCCGTGGGCCAGGGCCGCGCGGTGGTGTCGGTGGTGGCCGGCCGTCGCCGCACCGCCGCGGACTTCATCGTCGAGTAG
- the traB gene encoding outer membrane exchange protein TraB — protein sequence MKPSRTPLLPLLLALALSTAAHAAPDPRFNIQVFRPSGAPQDLVMVTQSRPLSHLSVAAGPYFSYSINPLSLVPKDGDLGSISLVGNRLQLDVMATVGLFDWAEVGVDLPLVLLQGGQNLEVIGTEGPVESFALGDLRLTGKVAIPGFRRSAEGHGWGAALTLNVSFPTGVQEAFAGDGELTWAPGLVLDYRFKSGILLAFNGGFWKRPDIIFSGTQLGDMAPFGLGTEVPLLRGSGITALGMVNGAFGLKKAPGQERQIPAELLIGLRWYSSLGVTFTFGGGLGCGCSLASPNLSFFTSIIWVPAKTREWEAIERFKEPPPPPPPPVDPDNDGVIGERDRCPNLFGPVENAGCPDTDADSDGVVDRIDKCPDVPQGKRGRDGCPLARTSGNKIVILEQVNFATDQDVILSESYPVLEEVARVMEENPKMDRILIEGHTDSRASDQYNLELSKRRAASVKRFLIESGVAAERVCSQGFGRSMPVADNATEEGMALNRRVEFTIQPPSDGPRPPCPDDVEAASKKKGGKKAAPTKPAAPPAKKP from the coding sequence ATGAAGCCCTCCCGCACGCCGCTCCTCCCGCTGCTGCTGGCCCTCGCGCTGTCCACCGCCGCCCACGCCGCGCCGGATCCGCGCTTCAACATCCAGGTCTTCCGCCCGTCCGGCGCGCCGCAGGACCTGGTGATGGTCACCCAGTCCCGGCCCCTGTCGCACCTGTCCGTCGCCGCCGGGCCCTACTTCAGCTACTCCATCAACCCGCTCTCCCTCGTCCCCAAGGACGGAGACCTGGGCTCCATCAGCCTCGTGGGCAACCGGCTCCAGCTGGACGTCATGGCCACCGTCGGCCTCTTCGACTGGGCCGAGGTGGGCGTGGACCTGCCGCTGGTGCTCCTGCAGGGCGGCCAGAACCTGGAGGTCATCGGCACCGAAGGGCCCGTGGAGAGCTTCGCCCTGGGCGACCTGCGCCTCACCGGCAAGGTGGCCATCCCCGGCTTCCGCCGCTCCGCGGAGGGCCACGGCTGGGGCGCCGCGCTCACGCTCAACGTCAGCTTCCCCACCGGCGTGCAGGAGGCCTTCGCGGGCGACGGCGAGCTCACCTGGGCGCCGGGCCTGGTGCTCGACTACCGCTTCAAGTCCGGCATCCTCCTCGCCTTCAACGGCGGCTTCTGGAAGCGGCCGGACATCATCTTCAGCGGCACGCAGCTGGGGGACATGGCCCCGTTCGGCCTGGGCACGGAGGTGCCCCTGTTGCGCGGCAGCGGCATCACCGCGCTGGGCATGGTGAACGGCGCGTTCGGCCTCAAGAAGGCGCCCGGCCAGGAGCGGCAGATTCCCGCGGAGCTGCTCATCGGCTTGCGCTGGTACAGCTCGCTGGGCGTCACCTTCACCTTCGGCGGCGGCCTGGGCTGCGGCTGCTCGCTGGCGTCGCCGAACCTGAGCTTCTTCACCTCCATCATCTGGGTGCCCGCCAAGACGCGCGAGTGGGAGGCCATCGAGCGCTTCAAGGAGCCGCCCCCGCCGCCCCCGCCGCCCGTGGACCCCGACAACGACGGCGTCATCGGCGAGCGCGACCGCTGCCCCAACCTCTTTGGCCCGGTGGAGAACGCCGGCTGCCCGGACACCGACGCGGACTCCGACGGCGTGGTGGACCGCATCGACAAGTGCCCGGACGTCCCGCAGGGCAAGCGCGGCCGTGACGGCTGTCCGCTCGCGCGCACGTCGGGCAACAAGATCGTCATCCTGGAGCAGGTGAACTTCGCCACCGACCAGGACGTCATCCTCTCCGAGTCCTACCCCGTGCTGGAGGAGGTCGCGCGGGTGATGGAGGAGAACCCGAAGATGGACCGCATCCTCATCGAGGGCCACACCGACTCGCGCGCCAGCGACCAGTACAACCTGGAGCTGTCCAAGCGCCGCGCCGCCAGCGTGAAGCGCTTCCTCATCGAGAGCGGCGTCGCCGCGGAGCGCGTGTGCTCGCAGGGCTTCGGGCGCAGCATGCCCGTGGCCGACAACGCCACGGAGGAGGGCATGGCCCTCAACCGCCGCGTCGAGTTCACCATCCAGCCGCCCAGCGACGGCCCCCGCCCGCCCTGCCCGGATGACGTGGAGGCCGCGTCCAAGAAGAAGGGCGGCAAGAAGGCGGCGCCCACCAAACCCGCCGCGCCGCCCGCGAAGAAGCCGTAG
- the traA gene encoding outer membrane exchange protein TraA — protein MRTAPLPVRAYAALSLLAVCLASAPAVAQKLPDVVVTGAPAAPSPTDTGTGLCMASNVWTRTANEFPTSQSLYTDSLNAYMEENSATRMTSVLRSTFDLSNNLNDGRVLSYGDFVNVVSGCAQGGCPFHYNDPSIKFVSRFRGYLNVTQAMVGRVLHFGFYADDAISLVLFDKVNNRYSIVIRPPEIGAPTRRTTNSVTFTQSGLYPIELLYVQIVEHAALEFAVLDGTFTDFDRPANQPPVVPLNTAGFSLVQPAQLFQTETGRPSFPANLDQCVQCNRQFANQPGNGSCGPSYYCNSAALCAPCDTNLLCGDTCSPCGPTAPICAQVNGQFTCVACTQNSDCATGRCDTATNVCTGCVRDSDCGSGQVCDEPNFTCVQCTSDAECPGSQVCDLTANSCVECNEDTQCDRGESCSNHVCTPCNTNDACAGNSCNCCPNGTQCAAPTPGAPPSCVECTTDSQCSNGKTCDTLNGTCVDAVPECNTSDRCGPGCSKCPGERPYCLDGEVCVQCRNDLECGDGQTCVSGECSSCTTDKRCGPRCDSCGEDTPFCLSDGTVQNSVCVGCVNDSDCGSGTCDPTTRTCSNTGACAVTCAEGLVCDGSACVQCFADAHCPCGGTCDLTTNTCLETCADSGDCLGVEFCSAETQQCERGRRKPGTEPQGGAFCCGTTAEDTPTGSTAMLVTLALGFLFLRSARRVR, from the coding sequence TTGCGCACAGCTCCCCTCCCCGTCCGCGCGTACGCCGCGCTGTCCCTGCTCGCCGTGTGCCTCGCGAGCGCGCCCGCCGTGGCGCAGAAGCTGCCGGATGTGGTGGTGACGGGGGCACCCGCGGCGCCGTCGCCCACGGATACCGGTACAGGGCTCTGCATGGCGTCCAACGTGTGGACGCGCACTGCGAATGAGTTTCCGACGAGCCAGTCGCTCTACACGGACAGCCTGAATGCATACATGGAGGAGAACAGCGCAACGCGCATGACCTCCGTACTGCGCTCCACGTTCGACCTGTCGAACAACCTGAATGACGGTCGCGTGCTGAGCTACGGCGACTTCGTCAACGTGGTCTCAGGATGTGCCCAGGGTGGCTGCCCCTTCCATTACAACGACCCGAGCATCAAATTTGTCTCCCGTTTCCGCGGCTACCTGAACGTCACCCAGGCCATGGTCGGGCGCGTCCTGCACTTCGGTTTCTACGCCGACGACGCCATCAGCCTCGTGCTGTTCGACAAGGTCAACAACCGCTACAGCATCGTCATCCGGCCACCGGAAATCGGTGCGCCGACACGGCGCACCACCAACTCGGTCACCTTCACCCAGTCCGGGCTGTATCCCATCGAGCTGCTCTACGTGCAGATCGTCGAGCACGCGGCACTGGAGTTCGCCGTCCTGGATGGGACTTTCACGGACTTTGACCGGCCCGCGAACCAGCCTCCAGTCGTCCCGCTCAACACCGCGGGCTTCTCCCTGGTCCAGCCTGCGCAGCTGTTCCAGACGGAGACCGGCCGGCCGTCGTTCCCCGCGAACCTGGACCAGTGCGTCCAGTGCAACCGTCAGTTCGCCAATCAGCCCGGCAATGGCAGTTGCGGTCCGTCCTACTACTGCAACTCCGCTGCGCTCTGCGCACCCTGTGACACGAACCTCCTGTGCGGCGACACGTGCTCGCCGTGCGGACCGACCGCGCCCATCTGCGCCCAGGTCAACGGTCAGTTCACCTGCGTCGCGTGCACCCAGAACAGCGACTGCGCCACCGGCCGCTGTGACACCGCCACCAACGTCTGCACCGGCTGCGTCCGCGACTCCGACTGCGGCTCCGGCCAGGTCTGCGACGAGCCGAACTTCACCTGCGTCCAGTGCACCTCCGACGCGGAGTGCCCCGGCAGCCAGGTCTGCGACCTCACCGCGAACTCCTGCGTCGAGTGCAACGAAGACACCCAATGCGACCGGGGTGAGAGCTGCTCCAACCACGTCTGCACGCCCTGCAACACCAACGACGCCTGCGCCGGCAACTCCTGCAACTGCTGCCCCAATGGCACCCAGTGCGCCGCGCCCACCCCCGGCGCCCCGCCCTCCTGCGTCGAGTGCACCACCGACAGCCAGTGCTCCAACGGCAAGACCTGCGACACGCTGAACGGCACCTGCGTCGACGCCGTCCCGGAGTGCAACACCTCCGACCGCTGCGGCCCCGGCTGCTCCAAGTGCCCCGGCGAGCGCCCCTACTGTCTTGACGGCGAGGTCTGCGTCCAGTGCCGCAACGACCTGGAATGCGGCGACGGCCAGACCTGCGTCAGCGGTGAGTGCAGCTCCTGCACCACCGACAAGCGCTGCGGCCCGCGCTGCGACTCCTGCGGCGAGGACACCCCGTTCTGCCTCTCCGACGGCACCGTGCAGAACAGCGTGTGCGTGGGCTGCGTCAACGACTCCGACTGCGGCAGCGGCACCTGCGACCCCACCACGCGCACCTGCTCCAACACCGGCGCCTGCGCGGTGACGTGCGCCGAAGGGCTCGTGTGCGACGGCTCCGCGTGCGTCCAGTGCTTCGCCGACGCGCACTGCCCCTGCGGCGGCACCTGCGACCTGACCACCAACACCTGCCTCGAAACCTGCGCCGACAGCGGCGACTGCCTGGGCGTCGAGTTCTGCTCCGCCGAAACCCAGCAGTGCGAGCGCGGCCGCCGCAAGCCCGGCACCGAGCCTCAGGGCGGGGCCTTCTGCTGCGGTACCACCGCCGAGGACACCCCCACCGGCAGCACCGCCATGCTGGTCACCCTCGCCCTGGGCTTCCTCTTCCTGCGCTCCGCCCGCCGCGTCCGATGA